A single window of Treponema denticola ATCC 35405 DNA harbors:
- the eno gene encoding phosphopyruvate hydratase, with protein sequence MSDIIYIEGREILDSRGNPTVEVEVQLSDFSYGRACVPSGASTGEYEALEMRDGDKSRYMGKGVLKAVDQVNTVIAEELDGADALDQAEIDNMLINLDGTENKSKLGANAMLGVSMAVARAAADSLGLPLYRYLGGVHAMQMPVPMANIINGGRHSDNKIDFQEYMIMPVGAPSIREGIRMTAEVFHALKDILKKEGHVTAVGDEGGFAPNIENVQALDYIMKAIEKAGYKPGKDVVIALDCASSELFDAGDRKGYKFWKSEPSKILNADEMVDLFKDWISKYPIVSIEDPLDQNDWEGYAKMTKELGNQIQIVGDDFFVTNTKRLARGIEEGACNSILIKLNQIGTVTETIDAVRMAQKAGYTAVISHRSGETEDAFIADLAVALETGQIKTGSMSRSDRIAKYNQLMRIEDELGYNARYAGMATFANLIKK encoded by the coding sequence ATGTCTGATATTATTTATATTGAAGGCCGCGAGATTTTGGATTCGCGGGGAAATCCTACTGTAGAGGTTGAGGTTCAGTTAAGCGATTTTAGCTACGGCCGGGCCTGTGTTCCTTCGGGAGCTTCTACGGGAGAATATGAAGCTTTGGAAATGAGGGACGGCGATAAAAGCCGCTACATGGGAAAGGGTGTTTTAAAGGCTGTTGACCAAGTTAATACGGTTATTGCCGAAGAACTTGACGGGGCTGATGCTTTGGATCAGGCCGAAATAGATAATATGCTTATCAATCTTGACGGCACCGAAAATAAATCCAAGCTCGGAGCAAATGCTATGCTCGGTGTTTCGATGGCTGTAGCCCGTGCCGCTGCCGACAGTTTAGGTTTGCCGCTTTACCGCTATTTGGGAGGCGTTCATGCAATGCAGATGCCGGTTCCCATGGCTAATATCATAAACGGCGGCCGCCACTCCGACAATAAGATAGATTTTCAGGAGTATATGATTATGCCCGTCGGTGCTCCGTCAATCCGTGAAGGCATAAGAATGACTGCCGAGGTTTTCCATGCCTTAAAGGATATTCTAAAGAAGGAAGGCCATGTTACGGCTGTAGGCGATGAGGGCGGTTTTGCTCCCAATATTGAAAATGTTCAAGCCTTGGATTATATAATGAAGGCTATCGAAAAAGCAGGCTACAAACCCGGAAAGGATGTGGTGATAGCTTTGGACTGCGCTTCTTCAGAGCTCTTTGATGCTGGAGACAGAAAGGGTTACAAGTTCTGGAAGTCGGAGCCTTCTAAAATTTTAAATGCCGACGAGATGGTTGACCTGTTTAAAGATTGGATAAGCAAATATCCGATTGTTTCTATTGAAGACCCGCTCGATCAAAACGATTGGGAAGGCTATGCAAAGATGACAAAGGAATTGGGAAATCAAATTCAGATTGTGGGTGACGACTTTTTTGTAACAAACACAAAACGGCTTGCCCGCGGTATTGAAGAAGGAGCCTGCAATTCTATTTTGATAAAGCTCAACCAAATCGGAACCGTTACCGAAACAATCGATGCCGTAAGAATGGCTCAAAAGGCCGGCTACACTGCGGTTATTTCGCACCGCTCAGGCGAGACCGAAGATGCCTTTATTGCAGACTTGGCTGTTGCCCTTGAAACCGGACAAATTAAAACCGGTTCAATGAGCCGCAGCGACCGCATTGCAAAGTATAACCAGCTTATGAGGATTGAAGATGAGCTCGGCTACAACGCCCGCTATGCAGGTATGGCAACCTTTGCAAACCTGATAAAAAAATAA
- a CDS encoding BMP family ABC transporter substrate-binding protein, with protein MRKIINFILFASFLLAVFSCAKTENLQKEKEIAIAVFVPGVRAESPVYDMLSSGVEEAVASAIGNGKKVSLKILEAGTNQAEWGTKLTSLAVDGKYDLIVSSNPAMPGIAAPISKQFPNQKFLLLDAYSEGNPMITTFRYNQREQAYIAGHISALVSLSKMEFANPEKKIGLIAGQEYPAMMNIILPAFIEGAKAVDPEFTVDFKIVGNWYDAAKGAELARAMYKNGADVIMPISGGANQGVLAAAKELGFYVSWFDDNGYAKAKGYVISSSEMKQKKLAYEQILNFIDGKLQEGTASTLGIKEGYVNFVSDDEIYIQTVPEEIRKQQDEILKKIVDGSLDLSVK; from the coding sequence ATGAGAAAGATTATTAATTTTATTTTATTTGCTTCTTTTCTTTTAGCTGTTTTTTCATGTGCAAAAACTGAAAATCTGCAAAAAGAAAAAGAAATCGCTATTGCGGTTTTTGTTCCCGGTGTCAGGGCTGAAAGTCCTGTCTATGATATGTTGTCTTCCGGCGTAGAGGAAGCCGTTGCTTCTGCAATCGGAAACGGCAAAAAAGTAAGTTTAAAGATTTTAGAAGCCGGAACCAATCAGGCGGAATGGGGAACAAAACTTACTTCTCTGGCCGTGGACGGAAAATATGATTTGATTGTTTCTTCCAATCCCGCTATGCCCGGTATCGCAGCTCCTATTTCTAAGCAATTCCCCAATCAAAAATTTTTGCTCTTGGATGCATACTCTGAAGGAAATCCTATGATTACTACCTTTAGATACAATCAAAGAGAGCAGGCTTATATAGCGGGACATATTTCTGCCTTGGTAAGTTTAAGCAAGATGGAATTTGCAAATCCCGAAAAGAAAATCGGACTCATAGCAGGACAAGAATACCCTGCAATGATGAATATAATTTTACCTGCCTTTATTGAGGGAGCTAAGGCCGTCGATCCCGAATTTACAGTCGATTTTAAAATTGTAGGAAACTGGTATGATGCAGCGAAGGGAGCCGAGCTTGCCCGTGCAATGTATAAAAACGGAGCGGATGTAATTATGCCTATTTCGGGCGGTGCAAATCAAGGTGTTCTTGCGGCTGCCAAGGAGTTGGGTTTTTATGTTTCATGGTTTGACGATAACGGTTATGCAAAAGCGAAAGGCTATGTAATTTCAAGTTCCGAAATGAAACAAAAAAAACTTGCATACGAGCAAATTTTGAACTTCATCGACGGAAAATTACAGGAAGGAACAGCTTCTACCCTAGGTATCAAAGAAGGTTATGTAAATTTTGTTTCGGATGATGAGATTTATATTCAAACAGTTCCCGAAGAAATCAGAAAACAACAAGATGAAATTTTAAAGAAAATAGTTGACGGTTCTTTGGACTTGTCGGTAAAATAA
- a CDS encoding ABC transporter permease, protein MRRYKFLSSVAAFFLGTLVIIIFISLGSQNPKEALSEFFLKPFSSVWYFGNMLNKTSLLLFAASGSLFAFKCGCFNLGGEGQIYFAGLLTGILLQNTWTEPVIQLALTGLIVFFASGLIGLVSGFLKIKFNADELLTSFLISAAILPVVNYLIGNPLRDTSGNLLALPPIAEIFELKSFLPPSSLNISFVFSIILVLFFILFFTKTKWGYRLRLSGTAPEFSKFAGFSVYAPPLAGMGISAGLHGLTGFFAITGTWYICHLSFSSGMGWAALAIALIAKNSFFAIIPAAFLYSWIQSASDAAVMSGSLVFDTAVFLQAVVFLFISANLLSLRFTLGLSKDISRIKTLLLKRKGI, encoded by the coding sequence TTGAGAAGGTATAAATTTTTAAGTTCGGTAGCGGCATTTTTTCTCGGCACTCTGGTAATAATTATCTTTATTTCTCTGGGTTCTCAAAATCCTAAAGAAGCCTTATCCGAATTTTTTTTAAAACCTTTTTCTTCCGTTTGGTATTTTGGAAACATGCTGAACAAAACTTCTCTTTTGTTGTTTGCTGCTTCAGGTTCTTTATTTGCTTTTAAGTGCGGCTGTTTTAATTTGGGCGGGGAGGGACAAATATATTTTGCAGGGCTTTTGACCGGAATACTTTTACAAAATACTTGGACGGAGCCAGTAATACAACTTGCTCTTACAGGATTAATCGTTTTTTTTGCTTCGGGCTTAATCGGTCTTGTTTCAGGATTTTTAAAAATTAAATTTAATGCCGATGAGCTTTTAACTTCTTTTTTAATTTCTGCAGCTATATTGCCTGTCGTAAACTATCTTATCGGTAATCCTCTGCGGGATACATCGGGAAATTTACTTGCCCTGCCTCCAATAGCAGAAATTTTTGAGCTTAAAAGTTTTTTGCCTCCGTCATCGTTAAATATTTCCTTTGTGTTTTCGATTATTTTGGTTTTGTTTTTTATTCTTTTTTTTACTAAAACAAAGTGGGGGTACCGCTTGCGGCTTTCGGGAACGGCTCCTGAGTTTTCCAAGTTTGCAGGTTTTTCGGTTTATGCTCCGCCTCTTGCAGGAATGGGTATTTCTGCAGGGCTTCACGGCTTAACCGGATTTTTTGCAATTACAGGAACTTGGTATATTTGTCATCTTTCTTTTTCTTCAGGAATGGGATGGGCTGCCCTTGCGATAGCCTTAATTGCAAAAAATAGTTTCTTTGCAATTATTCCTGCCGCCTTCTTATACTCATGGATACAAAGCGCTTCCGATGCCGCAGTAATGTCCGGCTCATTGGTTTTTGATACGGCTGTATTTTTACAGGCCGTAGTTTTTCTTTTTATTTCTGCAAACCTGTTGAGCCTACGCTTTACTTTAGGATTAAGTAAAGATATTTCACGGATAAAGACGCTTCTTTTAAAAAGGAAGGGAATATGA
- a CDS encoding LemA family protein translates to MGKGLKIGLIIVAVVLVLAFSLYNFFVGTYNSIVKAEEGVKSAWSQVENVYQRRFDLIPNLVNTVKGYASHEAKVFTDIAEARSKAGGVMQVSDEVLNNPESFEKFQQAQSELGAALQRLLVITENYPELKANQNFMDLQTQLEGTENRIAVERKRYNEAVQSYNVYIRQFPRSIIANMNGFREKAYFKADDQASTAPKVNF, encoded by the coding sequence ATGGGTAAGGGTTTAAAAATCGGATTGATTATTGTGGCTGTCGTTCTTGTTTTGGCTTTCAGCTTATATAATTTTTTTGTAGGAACATATAATTCTATTGTTAAAGCAGAAGAAGGTGTAAAGTCTGCATGGAGTCAGGTAGAAAATGTTTATCAAAGACGTTTTGATTTAATTCCTAACTTGGTAAATACTGTAAAGGGCTATGCAAGCCATGAAGCTAAGGTGTTTACGGATATCGCAGAAGCAAGGTCAAAGGCCGGCGGTGTTATGCAGGTTTCCGATGAGGTTTTAAATAATCCGGAATCATTTGAAAAATTTCAACAGGCTCAAAGCGAACTTGGTGCAGCCTTACAGCGTTTGTTGGTTATTACCGAAAACTATCCTGAACTTAAGGCAAATCAAAACTTTATGGATTTACAAACCCAGCTTGAAGGAACGGAAAACCGTATTGCCGTTGAACGCAAAAGATATAACGAAGCCGTTCAATCATACAATGTTTATATAAGACAATTCCCGCGTTCCATTATTGCAAATATGAACGGCTTTAGAGAAAAGGCTTATTTTAAGGCTGATGATCAAGCATCGACCGCTCCTAAAGTCAACTTTTAA
- a CDS encoding TPM domain-containing protein, with protein MQKDKILKKIIVLCFFIFYNFNFFGLAVPSLSGPVVDKAGILSRSEFEKIENFLLDLDQKSKVQIAVLIIPSLEGESIEDYSMQVAEEWKLGDKEKDSGALLVVAVKDKKLRIEVGYGLEENLTDSRSGQIIRNFIAPQFRSGNYGEGIYDGIKAMAAYASEDESLLKEIAVSDEDDEGGFPQALLFFLFVYLMISKFSPGGLFWIFYLLSRSGRAGRSFNGRSSSRGSFFGGSIGRSSGRGFSGGGFSGGGGSFGGGGASGGW; from the coding sequence ATGCAAAAAGATAAAATCTTAAAAAAGATAATTGTTTTATGTTTTTTTATCTTTTATAATTTTAATTTTTTCGGCTTAGCCGTTCCTTCGCTTTCCGGTCCTGTAGTTGACAAGGCCGGAATTCTTTCGAGGAGTGAATTCGAAAAAATAGAAAATTTTCTTTTGGATTTGGATCAAAAGTCTAAAGTGCAAATAGCGGTTCTGATAATTCCGTCCTTAGAAGGCGAATCTATCGAAGATTATTCTATGCAGGTTGCCGAAGAATGGAAGTTGGGTGATAAAGAAAAAGACTCAGGCGCTCTTTTGGTGGTTGCAGTTAAGGATAAAAAGCTTCGTATTGAAGTAGGTTACGGACTTGAAGAAAATCTAACCGATTCAAGAAGCGGCCAAATCATCCGAAACTTTATCGCTCCTCAATTCCGTTCGGGTAATTACGGTGAAGGAATCTATGACGGGATTAAGGCCATGGCGGCTTATGCCTCAGAAGACGAAAGCCTATTAAAAGAAATCGCTGTCTCAGATGAAGATGATGAAGGCGGATTCCCGCAAGCCTTATTGTTTTTTCTTTTTGTCTATCTTATGATTTCAAAATTTTCTCCGGGCGGGCTTTTTTGGATATTCTACTTGCTTTCCCGAAGCGGCAGAGCGGGGCGTTCTTTTAACGGAAGATCATCTTCAAGAGGTTCCTTTTTTGGCGGTTCAATAGGAAGATCGTCAGGCCGCGGTTTTTCGGGAGGAGGATTTTCAGGAGGAGGCGGCAGCTTCGGCGGAGGCGGTGCCTCGGGAGGTTGGTAG
- a CDS encoding Rpn family recombination-promoting nuclease/putative transposase, with protein sequence MSTSNRKYKDSVFVDLFSEDERAKENFLSLYNALHGTNLPMSCPVENIRLDNVMYMNIINDVSCLVDGKIIILAEHQSTINENMPLRFLEYIARLYEKLQAPTDRYLKKLSKIPTPEFYVFYNGKEDYPETTALKLSDAFITKPKQAPLELTVQVLNINTDKANKILTACKPLEEYSLFVEEVRKQTQLDPENGFTNAIKICIEKGILKEYLMRKSREVINMLVAEYDYDTDIAVQREESLRIGIEQGIRQGFSDGAYQKAIEIAKAFKQFGFDIDKIAEGTGLSREEIEKL encoded by the coding sequence ATGAGTACTTCAAACAGAAAATACAAAGATTCAGTATTTGTAGACCTTTTTAGTGAAGACGAAAGGGCTAAGGAGAATTTTTTATCTCTTTACAATGCTTTGCATGGTACAAATCTACCGATGTCTTGTCCTGTAGAAAATATAAGGCTCGATAATGTTATGTATATGAACATAATCAACGATGTTTCCTGCCTTGTAGATGGTAAAATTATTATTCTTGCTGAACACCAGTCTACAATAAACGAGAATATGCCTTTGCGTTTTTTAGAATATATAGCAAGGCTCTATGAAAAACTGCAAGCACCTACAGACAGGTATTTAAAAAAGCTATCTAAAATACCTACGCCTGAGTTCTATGTCTTTTATAACGGCAAGGAAGACTACCCTGAAACTACAGCTCTAAAATTATCTGATGCCTTTATTACAAAACCTAAACAAGCGCCGTTGGAACTGACAGTACAGGTTTTAAACATCAATACGGATAAGGCAAACAAAATTCTAACGGCGTGTAAACCGCTCGAAGAATACAGCCTATTCGTAGAAGAGGTAAGAAAGCAAACACAACTCGACCCTGAAAATGGTTTTACCAATGCAATAAAAATATGTATAGAAAAAGGGATCTTAAAAGAATACTTAATGAGAAAATCACGGGAGGTAATAAACATGTTAGTAGCAGAATATGATTATGATACGGACATTGCAGTACAAAGGGAAGAAAGTCTAAGAATTGGTATAGAACAAGGAATACGGCAAGGCTTTTCTGATGGAGCGTACCAAAAAGCCATCGAAATAGCTAAGGCTTTTAAGCAGTTTGGATTTGATATTGATAAAATAGCTGAAGGAACCGGCTTAAGCCGTGAA
- a CDS encoding patatin-like phospholipase family protein: MKWALVLSGGGAKGLAYIGMFKALEELEYPLPDCIVGCSMGAIIGGLYASGMTVDEMISFFSKNFELTDYLDVSHFGFGLTKLTRFLQIGASLNNLISHQGADSGERSLTLFKKLSCYQTFDQLKIPFYCNATDLCEGNEVVFDKGFLADAMRASYSYPGFFAPFNYNGKLFVDGCVKNNTPVWIAKEKGFKNILAVTLGTFKTINNDDLDSSISVLTRCLEVAAIRSDYSVCNTPTHILDIDTDTVSHDFSDPLSQIQMGYSITMNNKKELLEFFQKGLSGFLNRRRMTKKTAKRLKYEKVF, translated from the coding sequence ATGAAATGGGCATTGGTTTTATCGGGCGGAGGCGCAAAGGGCCTTGCCTACATAGGAATGTTTAAAGCTCTTGAAGAATTGGAATATCCGCTTCCTGATTGTATTGTCGGATGTTCCATGGGAGCAATTATCGGCGGGCTCTATGCTTCAGGCATGACCGTAGATGAGATGATTTCTTTCTTTTCAAAAAATTTTGAATTGACAGATTATCTTGATGTATCGCATTTTGGTTTTGGGCTGACTAAGCTGACAAGGTTTTTACAAATAGGTGCAAGTTTAAACAATTTAATTTCTCATCAGGGAGCAGACTCCGGTGAACGGAGCTTAACTCTTTTTAAAAAACTTTCCTGTTATCAAACCTTTGATCAGCTTAAGATTCCTTTCTATTGTAATGCAACCGATTTATGTGAAGGGAATGAAGTAGTTTTTGATAAGGGCTTTTTGGCTGATGCGATGCGAGCTTCATACTCCTATCCCGGTTTTTTTGCTCCGTTTAATTATAACGGAAAACTTTTTGTAGACGGTTGTGTAAAAAACAATACGCCTGTTTGGATTGCCAAGGAGAAAGGTTTTAAAAATATCTTGGCTGTAACGCTTGGGACTTTTAAGACGATAAATAATGATGATCTGGATTCTTCAATTTCAGTTTTAACAAGATGTTTGGAAGTGGCTGCGATAAGATCCGATTATAGTGTATGCAATACTCCAACCCATATCCTTGATATTGATACCGACACAGTTTCTCATGACTTTTCGGATCCGCTCTCACAAATTCAAATGGGATATTCCATAACTATGAATAATAAAAAAGAGCTTCTTGAATTTTTCCAAAAAGGACTTTCCGGCTTTTTGAACCGTAGGCGCATGACCAAAAAAACTGCTAAAAGGCTAAAATATGAAAAAGTTTTTTAA
- a CDS encoding glycerophosphodiester phosphodiesterase: protein MRKVLNFAHRGFRSKYPENTMLAFSKAVELGVDGIEFDVHLSSDGVPVIIHDEALDRTCNASGLVKDFSFADLKKINAAANFKSSEAASGIKHLDEKIPSLEEYFDFIKNKDIISNIELKTGVFEYPGIEKKVYALLKKYNLQDKCIISSFNHESVLRMKKIDSSLVCGFLVDSWDLHPAAYLKKYGVECYHPPAYRLTKEFVDELHNEGLRVNAWFGSIQTDYAQVLSTGLDSIITDYPDKIAALL from the coding sequence ATGAGAAAGGTTCTTAATTTTGCCCACAGAGGTTTCAGAAGTAAGTATCCTGAAAACACGATGCTTGCTTTTTCTAAAGCAGTAGAATTAGGTGTTGACGGTATAGAGTTTGATGTTCATCTTTCTTCCGACGGTGTGCCCGTTATCATTCATGATGAAGCATTGGATAGAACCTGTAATGCTTCAGGTCTTGTAAAAGATTTTTCCTTTGCAGATTTAAAAAAGATAAATGCTGCAGCAAATTTTAAAAGTTCGGAAGCTGCAAGTGGAATAAAACATTTGGATGAAAAGATTCCTTCTCTTGAGGAGTATTTTGATTTTATAAAGAATAAGGATATTATTTCCAACATCGAATTAAAGACAGGTGTCTTTGAATATCCTGGAATAGAAAAAAAGGTATATGCTCTTTTAAAAAAATATAATCTGCAAGACAAATGTATTATTTCTTCTTTTAATCATGAAAGTGTTTTGAGAATGAAAAAGATAGATTCTTCTCTTGTATGCGGCTTTTTGGTTGACTCTTGGGATTTACATCCGGCCGCTTATTTAAAGAAGTACGGTGTAGAATGTTATCATCCCCCTGCATATAGGCTTACAAAAGAATTCGTAGATGAGCTTCATAATGAAGGTCTTAGGGTCAATGCTTGGTTCGGCTCAATCCAAACGGACTATGCCCAAGTTTTAAGCACAGGTTTGGATTCGATTATAACGGACTATCCCGATAAGATTGCCGCTTTATTATAA
- a CDS encoding NusG domain II-containing protein — protein MKKFFKRIRLFDVIMLAVIIVFITSTALFIYSADSSTLYLSVRTPKGDWIYPMDTDISFVVEGETGPVSIRIENNEAFVVSSTCSNKTCITAPKLKNHGDWNACLPNKVFLSVEKK, from the coding sequence ATGAAAAAGTTTTTTAAAAGAATTAGGCTTTTTGATGTTATAATGCTTGCTGTAATTATTGTATTTATAACTTCGACAGCTCTTTTTATATATTCGGCAGACAGCTCTACTCTTTATCTATCGGTGCGGACACCAAAAGGAGATTGGATATACCCTATGGATACGGATATATCTTTTGTTGTTGAGGGTGAAACAGGGCCTGTAAGTATCAGGATCGAAAACAATGAAGCCTTTGTTGTCAGCTCAACTTGCTCGAATAAAACCTGTATAACGGCTCCGAAATTAAAAAATCACGGTGATTGGAATGCCTGCCTGCCGAATAAGGTATTTTTATCCGTCGAGAAAAAATAA
- a CDS encoding ATP-binding cassette domain-containing protein yields the protein MKKTTAELSGIYKIYETENNQTGEVYKNAALTNVNIEFYTSEVHALLGENGAGKSTLVNIFSGLLSPTQGSIKIANKVFNFNSPNDALNAGVAIVHQRPRLAANASVFENIMIGTKHRGFLSFINLHAEKQKIESLKSKWNLDLDLNAKIKNLSADKRFYTAMFSALYTNPQFLILDEPASVFTDKERQTFFSVLKKTCAEEKIGVILITHKVEEALNFADRISVLKNGKMQGSFLTEDLGTDDEAELFIKKQIFSGDKFLKSEKEKSHDKNMEENKSDSGCGFEFCVSFNSGFGSEIKNFQVKAERGKITGLVGFPNSGIEYLEDILSGMAMGKKTGMSNRFHTGNIVIENPETEKKVFSCEKITPSLLLKNKIGFIPSDRNLRGADVNLSIEEVLNCYRFKNNFFDKKKSDEFILSLLKAENIAADKNRLADTLSGGQLQRLILSRCLAENPEIIIAAEPAWGLDLLSTELLMNKFRALAEQGRTIIILTKEFDTASYKNAFDAVYFLGKEN from the coding sequence GTGAAAAAGACTACGGCCGAGTTAAGCGGTATTTATAAGATCTATGAAACGGAAAATAATCAAACCGGCGAGGTCTATAAAAATGCCGCTTTAACTAATGTGAACATAGAATTTTACACTTCCGAAGTTCATGCCCTCCTCGGAGAAAACGGAGCCGGAAAATCTACCTTGGTAAATATTTTTTCGGGTCTTCTTTCTCCGACGCAGGGTTCAATAAAAATAGCGAATAAGGTTTTTAATTTTAATTCCCCGAATGATGCTTTAAATGCGGGCGTTGCGATTGTTCATCAGCGTCCCCGCCTTGCCGCAAATGCAAGCGTTTTTGAAAACATAATGATAGGGACAAAACACAGAGGCTTCTTATCGTTTATAAATCTTCATGCCGAAAAACAAAAAATAGAAAGTTTAAAATCCAAATGGAATTTGGATTTGGATTTAAATGCCAAGATAAAAAATCTATCCGCAGATAAAAGATTTTATACTGCAATGTTTTCAGCCCTTTATACTAATCCGCAATTTTTAATTTTAGATGAACCTGCTTCCGTTTTTACGGATAAAGAGCGGCAAACTTTTTTTTCAGTATTAAAAAAAACATGTGCGGAAGAAAAAATAGGCGTTATTTTAATTACTCATAAGGTCGAAGAAGCCCTAAACTTTGCAGATAGGATTTCGGTTTTAAAAAACGGAAAAATGCAGGGCTCTTTTTTAACTGAAGATTTGGGAACCGATGATGAAGCCGAGCTTTTTATAAAAAAACAAATATTTTCAGGAGATAAATTTTTAAAGAGCGAAAAAGAAAAATCCCATGATAAGAATATGGAAGAAAACAAATCGGATTCCGGTTGCGGTTTTGAATTTTGTGTTTCTTTTAATTCGGGATTCGGTTCCGAAATAAAAAATTTTCAGGTTAAAGCTGAACGCGGAAAGATTACCGGACTTGTAGGCTTTCCTAACAGCGGTATCGAATACTTGGAGGATATTCTTTCGGGAATGGCTATGGGTAAGAAGACCGGTATGAGTAATAGGTTCCATACCGGAAACATAGTAATTGAAAATCCTGAAACGGAAAAAAAAGTTTTTAGCTGCGAAAAAATTACTCCATCCCTTCTTTTAAAAAATAAAATAGGTTTTATTCCTTCGGATAGAAATTTACGCGGTGCTGATGTAAATCTTTCAATCGAAGAAGTTTTAAATTGTTACCGCTTTAAAAATAATTTTTTTGATAAAAAAAAATCCGATGAATTTATTTTATCGTTATTGAAGGCTGAAAATATAGCTGCCGATAAAAACCGTTTAGCGGATACGCTTTCAGGCGGACAGCTCCAGCGTCTGATATTGTCCCGCTGTCTTGCTGAAAATCCTGAAATCATAATAGCTGCAGAACCTGCATGGGGCTTGGACCTTTTGAGCACGGAGCTTCTTATGAATAAGTTTAGGGCTCTTGCCGAGCAGGGGAGAACCATTATAATATTAACAAAAGAATTTGATACGGCTTCTTATAAAAACGCTTTTGATGCCGTTTATTTTTTAGGAAAAGAAAATTGA
- a CDS encoding ABC transporter permease, giving the protein MIEAALVILKMSAPLLFLVLGALLTEYAGSLAVFMEGAVILSAFFCALITIISGNPFLGFIVSVLLTSLILYLLALFTVKTRANSFLTGLSLNLFAAGFVPWASELFLKKGGVLSFEDFEASSHLVPVNNLNPFFAGLILAIVIFVLLKYSSKGISLKYSGEAPDVLIAHGINPNNYKIFSWTIAGFFAACSGSTLVFRLAAYTPNISAGRGWTALAAIFLGNKNPLLCTLAVLLFSSAEYAVNIMQGAVKIPSGILLSVPYIVALIFFIAAPSVRKK; this is encoded by the coding sequence ATGATTGAAGCCGCATTAGTCATCTTAAAAATGTCGGCTCCTCTTTTGTTTTTGGTTTTGGGAGCTCTCCTTACCGAATATGCAGGTTCCCTTGCCGTTTTTATGGAAGGCGCCGTTATCTTGTCTGCATTTTTTTGTGCTCTTATAACTATAATAAGCGGCAATCCCTTTTTGGGTTTTATAGTTTCCGTTCTTTTAACTTCTCTTATTCTTTATTTGCTTGCATTGTTTACCGTTAAAACAAGGGCAAATTCTTTTTTAACCGGCCTTTCTTTAAACCTCTTTGCAGCCGGCTTTGTGCCTTGGGCATCGGAACTCTTTTTAAAAAAAGGCGGAGTGCTTTCCTTTGAAGACTTTGAAGCCTCCTCCCATCTTGTTCCCGTAAATAACCTTAATCCGTTTTTTGCCGGCTTAATTTTGGCCATTGTAATCTTTGTGCTGTTAAAATACAGCTCCAAGGGAATCAGCTTAAAATATTCAGGTGAGGCTCCCGACGTACTAATTGCTCACGGAATAAATCCCAATAATTATAAAATATTTTCATGGACCATCGCAGGTTTTTTTGCAGCTTGTTCAGGATCGACCCTTGTGTTCCGTCTTGCCGCCTATACTCCGAATATAAGTGCGGGAAGAGGATGGACTGCCTTAGCTGCAATTTTTTTAGGAAATAAAAATCCTCTTTTATGCACTCTCGCTGTCTTGCTTTTTTCTTCAGCTGAATACGCTGTAAATATCATGCAGGGTGCCGTTAAAATTCCATCGGGTATTCTATTGTCTGTTCCTTACATTGTTGCCCTTATATTTTTTATTGCAGCGCCTTCCGTTAGAAAAAAATAA